CCGTCGTGGCCGTGAAATCCAGCCTTCGCTCGTTTCCCTCGTCATGACCGGCTACGGGACGATTGCGTCGGCTGTGGAGGCGATCAAGGCCGGCGCCTTCCATTACATTACCAAACCGTTTGAGTTAGAAGATCTTTACTCGCTTGTGACCAAGGCGCTCGAACTTCGGTATCTAAGGCAGGAGAACAAGGCGTTGAGACAGGAATTGAAAAAAAAGTTTCTTCCGGAGAACATCATTGGGAAAAGCAAAAAAATGCAGGAGATCTTCACCCTTTTGCGGAGGGTTTCGGAGAGCGACAGCACGGTTCTGATCCTGGGTGAAAGTGGCACCGGAAAGGAGCTACTGGCCAAGGCGATTCATTACAGTTCCCGACGGTCCGACCGTCCGCTGGTGACGATCAATTGTGCCGCTATCCCTGAGACGCTTCTTGAGAGCGAACTGTTTGGTCACGTCAAGGGGGCTTTTACAGGGGCGATCCAGACCCATCAGGGGCGTTTTGAGGAGGCGAACGGGGGGACGGTTTTTTTGGATGAAATTGGGGACATGAGTCCGCGACTTCAGGTGAAGGTTTTGCGTGTTCTCCAGGATCACCGTTTTGAACCGGTTGGCTCCAACAAGACTCGTGAGGTCGATGTCCGGATTATTACCGCTACGAACAGGGACCTTGTTCAAGCGGTCAAGGAGGGGACCTTTCGGGAGGATCTTTTTTATCGATTGAATGTTATTCCGATAACCCTGCCTCCCTTAAGGGAGCGGAAGAGTGATATCCCGCTGTTGATTCATCATTTTTTAAACAAGATTAATGGAGAGAACAAAAAGAATATTGCTGGTTTTGAGTCGGAGGCAATGGACTGCCTGATGGAGTATGCCTGGCCTGGTAATGTTCGCGAATTGGAGAATCTGGTTGAACGACTGACGATCCTGAAGGGGGAGGGATGGATCAGGGTAGTCGATCTTCTCCCCCATCTCAGGAGTGAAAAAAGGCCGGAAGAGATGTTCCACTCCCTCTGTTTGCCGGAGGGCGGTGTTTCGATTCGTGCCTTAATGGATGACTTTGAAACTTTGCTTATCCGCAAGGCGTTGGACAAGTGCGGTGGGAACAAGAACAAGGCGGCCGCTCTTCTGCAAATGAACCGGACAACACTTGTTGAGAAGATCAAGCGGTATGAACTCATACTTTCGGGAGAAGGGCTTAAGGAGGGCTGAGCATGGAGGAGAGAGGGGAAATTCTTCTGGTGGACGATGAGGAGTCTCTGATTCATGCCTTCGAGAAGCTGGCTCGTCGCAACCAGTTTCGCTTAAGTGTCGCAAGGAACGGTCTTGATGCGCTTGAAAAGCTTGCAAGCAATACGGTCAGTGTGGTCCTGCTGGATCTCAACTCGTCCGGTCTCGACGGGTTGCAGATCCTTGATTATATCAAAAAGAACCATTTGTCGACGGAGGTGATCATGATGACCGGCCGTGGCTCCATTGAGACGGCCGTCTCCTCTCTAAAGAGCGGCGCCTATGATTACCTCCTGAAACCGTTTGATGATCTGGATCATGTGGTGAACACACTGATCAAGGCCCAGGAAAAGGCAGAACTGGTGCGGCGCCTAAAGACATTTGAAACAGCCGAATCTTCGGAAAATGGATTTGATACACTGGTCGGCCAAAGTCAGAAGATGAAAGATGTTTTTGACCTGGTGGTGAGTGTTGCTCCCAGCGAGTCAACTGTCCTGATTATGGGTGAGAGCGGAACCGGGAAGGAACTGGTGGCCCGATCAATTCACAAGAGAAGCTTCCGAAAAGAACGCCCTTTTATTGTAGTCAACTGTGCCGCCCTTCCGGAAACGCTTTTGGAGAGTGAACTTTTTGGCCATGCGAAGGGATCTTTTACAGGAGCGGTTGCCGACACAAAGGGACTTTTTGAAGAAGCAGATCATGGGACTCTTTTTCTTGATGAAATCGGCGAGATCCCTCCCTCGATGCAGGTCAAGCTGCTCCGTGTCCTCCAGGATGGTGAAATCCGGCGGGTTGGAGGATCGGAGGTCAAGCACGTTGACGTGAGAATCCTTTCGGCAACGAACAAGGATCTTTACCAGAAGGTGAAGCAGGGGAGTTTTCGGGAGGATCTCTTTTACCGATTGAATGTGATTACCCTCTATCTTCCGTCCCTCCGGGACAAGAAAGAAGATATCCCTCTGATGGCCTACCACTTTATGAAGAAGTATGTCGCTAAAATGGGCAAGAAGGTCGGTCAGATCTCTCTGGATGCGATGCAGGCGTTGCAGGCTTATGACTGGCCTGGGAACGTTCGGGAACTGGAGAATGTCATTGAACGGGCGGTTGTACTGACGGAGGGAGACGGCATTTCGGCGAGGGATCTGCCTTCCAAGCTTCTCGGAGAGGTTTTTTATGCGCCGGATCCAAAGCACAATGGGGAGGAGGACATTTTACGGCTTCCCTACCACAAGGCCAAGGAGAGGACGATCCATCTTTTTAACCGCTCCTACGTCTCCCAGTTGCTGCGTTATGCGGAGGGAAATATTTCTATTGCATCGGTCCAGGCCGGCATGGATCGGAGCAACTTTAAAAAAATTATCAAGAAGTGTGAGGTTAGTGTTAGGGAATTCAAAAGAGGAAGGGAGAAGCGATGACGGGAAAAGTCCTTTTAATTGGGTTTCTTGAGAAGCCGGACAAGAAGGTAGGCAGCTTTTTGTCCAAGGAAGGATGGGAACTTGTAGAGGAGACACCGGTAGCGATTCTTGGTACAAAACCGGTTCCCTCCGTGGACGTGGCCCTTCTTTCGTTTGGAAACGAAGAGGTGGATGGGGCGACACAGGCGATTCAAAAACTCCGGTCGGGTGCCCAGGAGATTCCTGTTGTTTGTCTGACGCGCCTCTCTCATGTGGATCAGGCCGTCATGATCATGAAGAGCGGTGCCTTTGATTGTCTTCAGACGCCGGTTGATATGGGAAAGCTCAGTACCGTTCTCAAGAACGCAGCCCAAACGGCCCGCCTCAAGAAAAAGGTGCTTCTTCTCGAGAGCCAGGTCGGATGGGAAGGAAAGTTTGATGATATGGTCGGCGTTTCTCCGCAGATCCGCGAGATTTTCCAGATGGTCCATACCGTTGCAAAAAGTAATGCGACTGCCTTGATCCTCGGAGAGAGCGGAACCGGGAAAGAGTTGGTGGCACGGGCGATTCATCGCCACTCGGAACGGTCCAAAAACAAATTTATTGATATCAACTGTGCGGCGATCCCCAGAGAGCTCCTGGAAAACGAGCTTTTTGGGCACGAACGGGGGGCCTTCACGGGGGCGGACCGTCTTTATGTCGGGAGTTGTGAACGGGCTCATGGTGGAACCCTCTTTCTGGATGAGGTGAGTGAAATGGACCCATCACTTCAGGTCAAGTTGCTGCGTGTCCTTCAGGAGAGGAGTTTTGTCCGGATTGGCGGAAACCAGAATATTCAGGTCGATATCCGGGTGATTGCTGCGACCAACAAAAACCTGAAGTCCGAGGTGGAAAAGGGGGCGTTTCGGGAGGATCTTTATTATCGGCTCAATGTCGTCCCGATCATCCTCCCCCCCTTGCGGGCGCGACGTGAAGACATACCGGTTTTGGCGCAATTTTTCCTTGAGAAGTACGCCAAGGAGAACAGAAAATCATTTAAGGGTTTTACCCCTGAGGCGATGGAGTGCTTCGTTAATTATGACTGGCCCGGGAATGTGCGGGAGCTCGAGAATAATATTGAGCGCATTGTCGTATTGCATGATGAGCCGAGGGTGAAACCGGCCCATCTGCCCCGCTTTATATTGAGTGTGGAGAAAAAGGGGGGGCAGGAGCTTGGTGCCTGGGATGCCAATGGGTATCAAAAAATTCTCCCCCTCCATCTGGTGGAACAGTACGCAATTGAGTCTGCGATTGAACGTTGTCGCGGAGATCTGCTTGCTGCCGCACGCAAACTGGGGATTGGTCAGGCGACGATGTATCGAAAAGTGAAACGATACGGTATCAAAATGGCGAGCTAGTGTAATATCCCATAAATTCCTTTACGCTTCGTTGCCCACTCGTTCGTGATCCTCACGTACATTCAAGTACGCTCCGGTCGCTCGTTTGTGGGTACGAGGCCTATTATCCAATTTTTGACACATTAAAATTCACCCTTAAACTTCCAGGATATGGTTTTCTTGCATTTCTACTCTATCTTTGGTTCCTGGGCCGGCAGATCCGTGGCCGTTCTTCCTCACACAAGACGCTTCTTACATTTGCAACCTATCATCAGAAAAGAGATAGTTCGTCATAAAAGATCACGTTCCTATTATGCCTACACGGAGCTACAGCGTGATCCTGGGGGGCAAGGGATCAGGAGCCCTGTAGAAGCGGAGATACGAATTAGCCGAGCTGAATACGACTCTATCCAGCCCCACCAGAGCCGAATAATCCTTGTTACCAAGCCAGGTTGGTTGGGACAGGAGTGGTTGGTCTCTTATAGAATAGAGTGAGATTTTACCAACAACTCATTGTGACGGGACCCGAACAAGGGGTCAGTGATCACTTTTAATCCATTTGCGCCCGTCCGAAATGGGTCTCTCCAAACGCCTTCTGGGGAAGGGTTGGGAAGGGATAAATGGATTGATCGGTTTGAGATTGTTGATTCTTCCCACCGTCAGCTGTTTTGGTGGACGGCCGGTATTTCTACCCTGGCCTTTTCTGCTGCTGTTCTACGCCTGGGTCATGTCCCTTCTCGTTTTTACTATGGAGTGACGTACCGAGTTCCAAAAGGTCGATTGGGACAACCGATGAGGCTTCTTGATTCAGATTGGATCTTAAAGGTTGAGCAGGTAGAGCCAGGCCTTTGCAGCATTACCTCTGCGGTTCCAGCAAACAAACGACAACCGTTTGTAGAACTTAAACAGGTTCAGGCAGGTAAATTGGGGACGGAAGAGGTTGTTGGCAAGGTAGGGTCAGCCAGAATTTGGCTGGCGGATGATCGGGGTGTCATGTTTTCCATCCTGGATGCCCATCTGGATCAGCCTGTTTATACTTATATCGCCCCGGGAAGCGCCGCACACCGCCTCTTGATGGACAACAGGCACCTCTGGGAGGGACAGGGGGCAGCGATTAAAAACATGAGTGTTGTCCATCTGGCCGCAAACGTTTTCGCGTCTCATCAGGAGAGATTGTTTGAGGCCGCAGCGAAGGGAGGGACATTGACACTCCCTGTCTATAAAACCCAGGGGCCGTGGGGACATCCTCTAACACATATTTTTCGATGGCGTTATGGACAGGGGAGGTCTGTCTATTTCATTCAGGAATTGGGGGAAGACCAAAAACTCTATACAACAACGCTGATCCCCGATGAGATTTACCTGACTCGTCCTGAGGAGAAGTGGCTTAAACTGACCTATGCACAAATAACCTCCGATTCAAAGTTTCCCTGGAATGCCTCCCTGTTGGTGCATGAGGAGTCAACCTTGGGAAAGGCGTTGCTTGCGTTACAGGCCCGGTGGGTTCATGAAGAGAAGGGTGTTTACTACCTTTCTCCGAGTGTCTTCGGGGAGGCGGTAAAGGTTTTTGAGGCACAGTCTTCCGAAGTGATTCAATTTTATCGTAAGGCCGCCTTGGATAAGATCGGGCAACTTTCCTTAGATCCTCTAGCAAAAAATGCCAGCACGGAGGAGATGATTCGCTGGGCCCTGTTTGATGTAAAACCGCCCCGCAGAAGAGCGTGAAGAAAACAGATTCCCTTTCTCCAGGAAGTTATGAAAATTTTGTTTCTCAGCTTGCCGATCGGGAATACTTCGGCCAAAAACTGGGGTTAGAGCGCATTCAAAGGCTCCTTGATCAGCTTGGAAACCCGGAGAAGAGATTTCCCTCTATTCATATCGCCGGTACCAACGGCAAAGGTTCCACCGCGGCGATGATCGCCACCATCCTTAAAGAAGCCGGATATCGGGTCGGCCTTTATACCTCGCCGCATCTGATCGATTTTTGTGAGAGGATCCGCATTCTCTCTCCTTCCATAACTCACCCCCAGCCCCTCTCTTACATTAAGAGAGGGGAGAGCAATCCCCCCATACAACCTGGTCAAGTCCTCCACTACGCCCGTCTTATCAAGGAAGCGGAAGAGGAGCCGCTTACCTTTTTTGAACTTGCGACGGCGATCGGGTTTTTGCATTTCGCGACTGAGGGCGGGTATCCACCGGAGGAGGGTAAGGAACCTGTTGATATCGCCGTTATCGAGGTCGGGATGGGGGGACGACTCGATGCAACGAACGTTATTACACCACTTGTCTCGGTGATCACAACGATTGGATTGGATCACACCCAATATCTTGGGGATTCGATTGAAAAGATTGCCTTTGAGAAGGCCGGGATCATCAAGCCGGGGGTGCCGGTGGTGGTTGGGGATTTGCCGGAGGGGGCCGCAGAGGTGCTGCGAACAATAATATCCCCCCACCGAGATCCCCACGGTCATCAAGAGGCCCCCCTTGGTTTAAGGGGGGCGAAGATTATCCCGGCGCTGTTTGAGGGGGGATACAAGATTGGTCTTTCAGGCTCCCACCAACAACAAAACGCCGCTGTGGCCATGGCGGTTATTGCTGAATTAAGGAGACAAGGCTGGTCCATCTCCGATGCCGCCGTTTCCGAAGGGCTTGCCAACATCGACTGGCCGGGCCGTCTTCAAACGATTCAGGAAGAGCCATGGATCTTGATCGATGGAGCCCACAATCGGGAGGCGATGGAGACCGTCCGGCGGTATCTCGAGCAGAGCCTTCAAGGGCGACGACTAAAAGTCTTATTTACCGCGATGGCCGATAAAGATATTTCAGGAATGTTGGGCGAGATAGGGTCGGTCGCTTCGGAGATCGTTGTGACCGAACTCCCCATGAAGAGGGCCGCCAGCTCCGATGAGCTTTTACGTTTGGTAAAAGAGAATGGCATGGAAGGTCAGTTCATAAGTCCCCCCGAAAAAGCTTTCCAATTGATGAGGGAATCCCTTAAAGAGGATGAGGTGTTGCTGGCAACGGGCTCCTTTTATCTGGTGGGAGAGCTTCTCCGATGCTTGTTAGATCCTTAAGTCTTATCGTCTGTCTCTTTTCATTCTCCCTTTCAGCGGATGATGGGCGTTTGATCATCGAAAAGATGGTTCAGAGGATACGTGGCCACGCCAATATCGCGGAATACGAGATGACGATTCAGCGTCCCTCCTGGACACGCACAATCCGCCTCAAGGCGTGGGATGATCGTGCTCACAGCCGCGTTTTTGTGCGTCTCCTGGAGCCTCCGAAGGATGCGGGGATCTCTTTCTTGAGGCTTGATTACAATCTCTGGAACTATCTCCCGAAGGTGGAAAAGGTTATGAAGATTCCGCCCTCGATGATGCTCCAACCCTGGATGGGGAGTGATTTTTCGAACGATGATCTTGTTAAGGAGTCAAGTTACATCGATGATTATGAGCATCAGGTGGTGGGTCACGAGATGAAGGAGGGGGAGAAGGTCTTTAAAATCGAGCTCATTCCAAAACTGCATGCGCCGGTCGTCTGGGGAAAGGTCGTTTTCTGGGTCCGTGAAAAAGATGATCTGCCGATGGAGCAGCATTTTTTAGATGAGAGGGGAAGGCTGATCAAGGTCTTGACCTTTAAGGATTTCAAAATCATGGATGGTATTCTTCACCCCCTCCTCTGGGAGATGGAAAATAAGCAGAAAGAGGGACAGAAGACGATGATTCGGCTCGTAAATGTTGACTTTGACCCTTTGCCTCCGATTCCCACGTCGGTGTTTACGGAACAGAATTTGCGACGCTAACCTACGTTCTCCTTTCTCAACTCCTGCCAGGCATAATAACCATCAAGATTGAGGATCGGCAGGAGATTTATTAAACAGAGGAGATAGGAACCGGCTGTGAAGAGCCACAGAACCAATTGGGACTCCGATCCTTCGAACAGGAATAAGAGGCAAGAGGAGAGTCCTCCCAGGATGAGATGGGTGTACGGGCCGGCGAGTGAGACAACAATCCTCTGCCACCGACTTGCGAGCCACATGTCGGAGGTATCCACGAAAAGGATCGGGCTGATCCAGTTCCAACCGACTCCTATTCCGAGAATCCGTCGACCAAATGCCTTCGTCGTAAAGGCGTGCCCTCCTTCATGAATGGGGCCGGACAGTAGAAGAAGCACGATGAGAGGTAGAGTGATGCCTGGAATTTCATCGAGATTCATTTGGGACCATTTCAGGGGGAGGTCTTTAAGAAAGAGTAGAAGACCCGATAGGGTGAGGAGGCCGATCAGTAACTGCCCACTCCTGGAGAAGAGGGGACGGATGAACCGGTAGAGACGGGAGATGAGGGGATCAACATTTCGGAGCATGAGTCTCCATTCAAACAGATGTTGCAGTCCTTGTAAAATCCTTTGGCCCCACGAGGGGATCAGAAGGAACGATGCCCTTGTCGTGCGACTCTTGGCAAATCCTGAGGCGACCAGCCCTGAGATAGTCTCTGCAATTGAATGTGGCGCAAAAAGTCCGAACTCTTTCAAGTAAAGAAGGGTTAGATCTTTCAGATTTTTATGGCCGTCGAGATTTTGCCAAATAAATATCCCTTGGGAGGAGAGTCGGAAGTAGGTCCCATCGCCTCTATTGGCAAGGATCGTCATCACGGTTCCATCTTCCGAAGTTGTTGTTTGTTCCTCAATGCCGGTGGTTCGAATCGGTCGATCGCGAAGACTCAAGATTTCAAACATTCCGAGGCGAAGTTCGCGACTCTCGCCGACCACCTTCATGAAATCCTCCCGTTTTAATTCCAGGAGTTCGGTTTCCCCTAACGCACGAACGGTCGCATTTCGGGTAGATTCTGTGAGAAGGGCGGTCTCTCCAAAGAGGGCACCTGCTTCCAGGATAGCCAGTTGCCTTTTCCGCCCATTGTCTTTCTGAATCACTTCAACCCGACCGGTTTTGACAAGAAAACAGGAGCTGGCCACTTCCCCCTCACGAATAATCGTGTCGCCTTGTTTGATGGAAAGGCAATGGATCTTTTGAGCCAGAAGGTGCAGGCGGTCGACTTTAAGGGAGCCAAAAGGGGTGGCCCTCTTCAAGAAATCGATGACAAGGAGCTGCTCTGTCTTTACATTCCCTTGCTGATTTGTGATTTTAATTCCTCGTCAGGTCGGTTCCAGTCGATCTTTCGGAGTGTCGTCAATTCCTCGCTATTTAGCTTGACGCCTGATTTCTGGATCGTCCCTTCAGGATCTTTGCGGAATTCCACCCTGAATTTCTGGTCGTTCATCCACTTGTCGATCAGTTTGCCGATATCTTGGTAGCTCATGGGTTCTGTTCTCCTTTTTGAAAAGTGAGACGTTACCTATATAGGAAACAAGCCTCTCTTGATAGCTTTTTTTTGGGTGGGCCGCCGCGAGACTTTTTTTCGCCCGTTCACAATAGAGCTCAATTAAGAAGGCTGTGAGACGGCCGATCCCCTTGGCAAAGAGAAGGGACCTGGCCTTTTCAAGAGGTCCGAACAAAACCCTCTTTTCGGCCTCGGAACATCTTTGAAGGCAAAGGGCGATCGGGAGTGTCCTCGTACCGTTCCTCAAGTCCCGACTGATGGGGGCCTGAAACAGGTCATAGAAGTCGGTGGCGAGTTGGGTCGCGGTTCCGAGATTTCGTCCCATCTCTTCATAGGAACTGATTTGGTCTTCTGCTCCTCCGGCCAGTAATGCGGCGATTGAGGCGAGGGTCGCGATACCACTGCTCTTGGCCCTCACGGAATCTTCGACCTCTTGTGTCTGGACATTTGTTTTCCCCGTCATTGCGAGTTCCCTTTGCTGCCCGGTGGCGGCCTCCAACAGTCCCTTTGCAAATCGGAGCTGGATCTTTATGCGGAGCTCTTCGGTCGTCTTGAGCTCTGCGATCAAAATCTGGGGGAGTGCTGAGAGAAAGAGTGAGGAGCCGAGTTGGAGTTCTGGCGTTCTGTGGTTCGGCCAGTGAGCTATCGCATCCCCATCGGCGATGTCATCGATAATATCCATTCCCAGGAAGAGGAACTTCCCCAGTGCGGTCAGCGGAAGCGCCTCCTCTTCACGTCCGGCGATTCCGCCATAGACGAGGAGGGGAATATCGACATACGGAGAGTTTTCCCCTGTCGGGAACTGATCGAGAAGCGAATGCAGAAGAGAGCGCTGATCCTGGGAGGAGATAGAGATATCGATGAATGATCGTGCCGGATCACTCTCGTCTTGGAGAGGCAGGGGAGCAAAAGCGACTCGTGACATAAAGTGGGGGGTATGCTACCAGAAAAAGGGTCAAAGAAAAGGATTTTTCCATGGAAAATCAGATCCTACTCGAGGCGGTTGAGAAAGTTTATCGGACCAATGGCCTGCCGGTTAAGGCGCTCACGAATGTCTCTTTGACGTTTGCCTCCGGTGAGTTTGCTGTCCTGGCCGGACCTTCGGGCTCAGGAAAATCGACCCTTTTGAATCTCATCGGGGCGCTTGATCGTCCAACGTCAGGCGGCGTCAAAGTGGCCGGGAGAGATCTTTTACAGATGAATCTCCGGCAGCTCTCGGAATTTCGGCTTCGAAAGATTGGATTTGTCTTTCAGTCCTACAATCTGATTCCTGTCTTAACGGCGATTGAGAATGTTGAATACATCCTGCTCCTTCAGGGAATCGATCCAAAGGAGAGACGTGAGAGGGCCATGGCCCTCCTGGAACGGGTCGGTCTTCTAGACCAGGTTGGCAAGCGACCGGGTGAAATGAGTGGGGGGCAGCAACAGCGAGTTGCCGTGGCCCGGGCGCTTGTGAGTCGCCCCGAGTTGATTTTGGCCGATGAGCCAACGGCGAATCTCGACTCACAGACAGGGGCAACGTTGATTGATCTCTTTCGAGAGTTGAACGAGCAATTTCAAACAACCTTCCTCTTTGCCTCACACGATCCGATGGTCATTGAGCGGGCCCGGCGTGTGGTCCGGCTTAAAGATGGTCGGATTGAGTCATGAGGCTTCTTTTGAAATTGGCGTTTCGAAACATCTTCCGTCATAAGAAGCGTTCTCTCATTACGATGACGGCGATTGCCGTTGGTTTGGGGGCCCTTATTTTTATGAGGAGCTTTATGCATGGGGCCCATCTCCAGATGGTTCGTAATGTCACGCGAACACTGACCAGTGATGCCCAAATTGTTCCTAAGGCGCTTGAAAATTTTTACAATACGAATGGGGCGATCGAAGATCCCGAGCCGATCCGTCGTATTCTCCGTTCGGACCCCCGAATCCTGGCATTTTCTGAAAGGATTATCGGCGGAGGGATGATTGCCTCTGAGAAAAAATCGATGGCGACGTTTATCATCGGTTTTGATCCGGCGCAGGAGGAAAAAATAGGTACCCGCCGGGAGGTTGTTTCTGGTCGGGCCCTGACGGAAGCGGACGAACAAGGTCTCATTTTGGGCGAAAAGATGCGTCAGATTCTGGGAGCCCAAATCGGAGAGTCGATTGTGCTGACGGCGCAAGACTTCTATGGATCCCTCACGGGCGAGAGATTTACCGTTCTGGGGACCTTTCAGACAGGAAATGATCAGGTGGACAACAGTATGGTGATCCTCTTGAAGCAATCCGCCCAAAGACTCCTTTCTTTTGAGCAACGCGTTTCGAAATTCGCCCTCCGGATAGATCCCCGTTATTTAACCGATGATGTTGTGCACGATTTGAGGGGCAAGATTGTAGATCCAAATCTCAAGGTGGTGACCTGGCAGAATCTGATTCCGATGATCGCGCAGATGATCCAGTTTCAGGACGGGATGAGCTTTATCATTATGGCGATTGTTCTGTCCGTTGTCGCCACCGGGATTCTCAATACACTGATGATGTCTATTATGGAGAGAATTCGTGAGTTTGGTCTCATGATTGCTCTGGGAACAAAGCCGTCACAGATTATTCTTCTCATTCTTCTTGAGTCCTTTTTCTTGAGTATCTTTGGTGCCCTCGGTGGGCTTTTTCTGGGATCCGGACTTATCTTTTACTTCGGCCATATCGGGATTGACCTGACACGGTTTGTTTCCGCCTTGTCCAATCTCATGATTGGATCACAGGTCTTCCCCCACTTTGACCTGCGCTATTCTCTGATTTTCCTGCTCGTTGTCCTTGTCAGTAATCTCCTTGTTTCCCTCTATCCGGCCTGGAGGGCCGGGAAGTTAGCGCCCTTGGAGGCGATGAGACAGGTATGACCTCTATTCTAATGCTGGCCTACAGAAATATTCTCCGGCACAAAAAGAGGTCATTCATCATTGTTGCTGCCATTGCGATCGGTCTTGGGGCGATTCTCTTCTTGCGTGGTTTTGCCTCCGGGGCTCAGAGGCAGATGATTGATAACATCGTTTCGGTCATTACAAGCGAAATCTCAATTGTTCATAAATCGATGGAAAACATCTATAACACCAATGGAACGATAAAAGATCCCGAATCGGTTCGGCGTCTCCTCCGTGAAGACCCGCGTGTTGCCGGTTTTGCCGAGGAGGTCTTTGGTTCCGGTATCATTTCGTCTCCGCAGGCCTCCATCATGACCTTTGTATCGGGGGTTGATCCGGGGCAGGAAACGGCGATTGGAAGTCGTTTCCCGATCGTTTCAGGGCGGCTTTATGCCTCGGAGGAGGAGCACAGTGTTGTTATAGGTGAAAAGATGCGGAAGATTCTTGGGGTTGAGTTGGGTGAGAAGGTTGTCGTAACGGTTCAAGATCTGGGCGGAACGCTGACGGGTGAGTCGTTTACGCTCGTGGGGACGCTCGAGATTGGCAATGATCAGCTTGACAGTGGAACCGTTGTTCTTTCTTTGGGGGCAGGAAAGAGACTGCTCGGAATGGGAGATCGACTTTCCAAATTTGCCGTGAAGGCTCACGATCGGCATGAGATTCCGGCGCTTGTGAAAAGTTTGAAAGAGAGGCTTACCGGCACCGATCTCATTGTGATGACGTGGGACGAACTGATTCCGATGCTCTCACAGATGATGCGATTTCAGGATGGAATGATTTTCATTCTCCTTTTAATTGTTCTTTCCGTCGTAACGGCTGGTGTTCTGAATACGCTCCTCATGTCGATTATTGAGAGAACAAGGGAATTTGGACTCATGTTGGCACTAGGGGTAAAACCGTTTCAGGTTGTTTTGCTACTGATTGTCGAAACGCTCCTTTTAAGTCTTATGGGGGTTGTCGTCGGGATTTCGCTCGGTACGCTGGCGATCCTCTATTTTGGTCATGTTGGCATTGATCTGACCCGGTTTTTGTCGACATTCTCCAATCTCCTGGTTGGTTCCCACGTTTATCCGCGTGTTGACTGGAGCTATGTTGGGATTTTTGTGATGGTTGTGTTGGTTGCCAATATTTTTATCGCCTTTTACCCGGCTTGGAGGGCCTCAAGGCTCCAGCCTGTCGTAGCGATGAGGCAGGTGTAATTTTGGAGAGATTCCTCCGACACTTTCCCCTGCTGGTGCTGTTATTTTATTTTAGTACACCTGCTCTTGCCCTCTCTCTGGTTGAAAGAAGCAAGATCTCACTTGATCTCGGCGGCTACTACAAAAACCTCTTTTTTACCTCCAAACGCCAGGCAACGGGGGATTTCTATCTTGCCGACTTAAACCGGTTTCGGCTCGAGTGGGATGCCCATTTTCTGGAAAAATTTTCAGCCAATGTGGTCTGGGATCAGGAACTCATCGGGGGTAATTATATTGCTACGGAGGAGTTTGCGACACGGCAGGCCAATAGAAATATCGCCACTCCTGATCTGGAGTACCAACTTCATAGGAGCAACCATCTTTTTTATGGGCAGAATTTTTACCGCGCCTATTTGCAATATAAGTCTTCTTGGATGACGGTGACGGTCGGCCGTCAGCGGGTTGATTGGGGGGTGATGCGGATCA
This portion of the Deltaproteobacteria bacterium genome encodes:
- a CDS encoding cyclic nucleotide-binding domain-containing protein, with amino-acid sequence MKRATPFGSLKVDRLHLLAQKIHCLSIKQGDTIIREGEVASSCFLVKTGRVEVIQKDNGRKRQLAILEAGALFGETALLTESTRNATVRALGETELLELKREDFMKVVGESRELRLGMFEILSLRDRPIRTTGIEEQTTTSEDGTVMTILANRGDGTYFRLSSQGIFIWQNLDGHKNLKDLTLLYLKEFGLFAPHSIAETISGLVASGFAKSRTTRASFLLIPSWGQRILQGLQHLFEWRLMLRNVDPLISRLYRFIRPLFSRSGQLLIGLLTLSGLLLFLKDLPLKWSQMNLDEIPGITLPLIVLLLLSGPIHEGGHAFTTKAFGRRILGIGVGWNWISPILFVDTSDMWLASRWQRIVVSLAGPYTHLILGGLSSCLLFLFEGSESQLVLWLFTAGSYLLCLINLLPILNLDGYYAWQELRKENVG
- a CDS encoding ABC transporter permease; the protein is MRLLLKLAFRNIFRHKKRSLITMTAIAVGLGALIFMRSFMHGAHLQMVRNVTRTLTSDAQIVPKALENFYNTNGAIEDPEPIRRILRSDPRILAFSERIIGGGMIASEKKSMATFIIGFDPAQEEKIGTRREVVSGRALTEADEQGLILGEKMRQILGAQIGESIVLTAQDFYGSLTGERFTVLGTFQTGNDQVDNSMVILLKQSAQRLLSFEQRVSKFALRIDPRYLTDDVVHDLRGKIVDPNLKVVTWQNLIPMIAQMIQFQDGMSFIIMAIVLSVVATGILNTLMMSIMERIREFGLMIALGTKPSQIILLILLESFFLSIFGALGGLFLGSGLIFYFGHIGIDLTRFVSALSNLMIGSQVFPHFDLRYSLIFLLVVLVSNLLVSLYPAWRAGKLAPLEAMRQV
- a CDS encoding ABC transporter ATP-binding protein, which translates into the protein MENQILLEAVEKVYRTNGLPVKALTNVSLTFASGEFAVLAGPSGSGKSTLLNLIGALDRPTSGGVKVAGRDLLQMNLRQLSEFRLRKIGFVFQSYNLIPVLTAIENVEYILLLQGIDPKERRERAMALLERVGLLDQVGKRPGEMSGGQQQRVAVARALVSRPELILADEPTANLDSQTGATLIDLFRELNEQFQTTFLFASHDPMVIERARRVVRLKDGRIES
- a CDS encoding outer membrane lipoprotein-sorting protein; protein product: MLVRSLSLIVCLFSFSLSADDGRLIIEKMVQRIRGHANIAEYEMTIQRPSWTRTIRLKAWDDRAHSRVFVRLLEPPKDAGISFLRLDYNLWNYLPKVEKVMKIPPSMMLQPWMGSDFSNDDLVKESSYIDDYEHQVVGHEMKEGEKVFKIELIPKLHAPVVWGKVVFWVREKDDLPMEQHFLDERGRLIKVLTFKDFKIMDGILHPLLWEMENKQKEGQKTMIRLVNVDFDPLPPIPTSVFTEQNLRR
- a CDS encoding polyprenyl synthetase family protein, encoding MSRVAFAPLPLQDESDPARSFIDISISSQDQRSLLHSLLDQFPTGENSPYVDIPLLVYGGIAGREEEALPLTALGKFLFLGMDIIDDIADGDAIAHWPNHRTPELQLGSSLFLSALPQILIAELKTTEELRIKIQLRFAKGLLEAATGQQRELAMTGKTNVQTQEVEDSVRAKSSGIATLASIAALLAGGAEDQISSYEEMGRNLGTATQLATDFYDLFQAPISRDLRNGTRTLPIALCLQRCSEAEKRVLFGPLEKARSLLFAKGIGRLTAFLIELYCERAKKSLAAAHPKKSYQERLVSYIGNVSLFKKENRTHELPRYRQTDRQVDERPEIQGGIPQRS